One stretch of Callospermophilus lateralis isolate mCalLat2 chromosome 11, mCalLat2.hap1, whole genome shotgun sequence DNA includes these proteins:
- the LOC143385905 gene encoding atypical chemokine receptor 3-like has product MELHLFDYTEPGNFSDISWPCNSSNCILIDTVQCPTMPHKSILLYTLSFIYIFIFVIGMTANSAVVWVNIQAKTTGYDTHCYFLNLAITDLWVVITIAIWVVSLVQDNQWHMGELTCKVTHLIFSVNLFGSIFFLTCMSIDRYLSITYFTSTSSRRKKMVRHIVCVLVWLLALCLSLPDTYYLKTMVSASNNETYCWSFYPEHSIKEWLIAMEFVSVVLGFIVPFSIITVFYFLLSRAISASGDEENQSIRKIIFSYVVVFLVCWLPYHVAVLLDIFSILQYLPFTCQLENTLFTALHVTQCLSLVHCCVNPVLYSFINHKYRYKLMKAFTFQYSAQMGLTQLTNTTRVSETEYLVLEQNCK; this is encoded by the coding sequence ATGGAGCTGCATCTCTTTGACTACACAGAGCCAGGAAACTTCTCTGACATCAGCTGGCCATGCAATAGCAGCAACTGCATCCTGATCGACACAGTGCAGTGCCCCACCATGCCCCACAAAAGCATCCTGCTCTACACACTTTCCTTCATTTACATTTTCATCTTCGTGATTGGCATGACTGCCAACTCTGCGGTGGTCTGGGTGAACATCCAGGCCAAGACCACAGGCTATGACACCCACTGCTACTTCTTGAACCTTGCCATCACGGACCTGTGGGTGGTCATCACCATCGCCATCTGGGTGGTCAGCCTGGTGCAAGACAACCAGTGGCACATGGGTGAGCTTACCTGCAAGGTCACACACCTCATCTTCTCTGTCAACCTCTTTGGCAGCATCTTCTTCCTCACGTGCATGAGCATCGACCGCTACCTCTCCATCACCTACTTCACAAGCACCTCCAGCCGCAGGAAGAAGATGGTACGCCACATCGTGTGCGTTCTGGTGTGGCTGCTGGCCTTGTGCCTGTCTCTGCCTGACACCTACTACCTGAAGACCATGGTGTCTGCTTCCAACAACGAGACCTACTGCTGGTCGTTCTACCCTGAGCACAGCATCAAGGAGTGGCTGATCGCCATGGAGTTTGTCTCTGTTGTCTTGGGCTTCATTGTCCCCTTCTCCATCATCACTGTCTTCTACTTTCTCCTCTCCAGGGCCATCTCAGCCTCTGGTGATGAGGAGAATCAGAGTATCCGGAAGATCATCTTTTCCTATGTGGTGGTCTTCCTTGTGTGCTGGCTCCCCTACCACGTGGCAGTGCTGCTGGACATCTTCTCCATCCTGCAATACCTCCCCTTCACCTGCCAGCTGGAGAACACGCTCTTCACAGCACTGCATGTCACACAGTGCCTGTCCCTGGTGCACTGCTGTGTCAATCCTGTGCTCTACAGCTTCATCAACCACAAGTACAGGTACAAGCTGATGAAGGCCTTCACCTTCCAGTATTCTGCCCAAATGGGCCTCACCCAGCTCACCAACACCACCAGAGTGTCAGAGACAGAATACTTAGTTCTGGAGCAAAACTGCAAATGA